ATGCCGCGCCGGTCAGCGCGAGCAGCAAACACGCTGCGGTGATGGGGTTGCGTTTGAATTGCATGGTGATCTCCTGGGGGTCATGTCCATTGGTGCCAATAAACACTATTGGCTCTTGGGATACGCAGGCGGCTTTACCGTGGATTCACAAACCGGCACTATTTCTCGCAATCAGTCTGCATGCAGCGACTATCTGCTTCACCTTTGATAGCTGCTCATGCTTATGGAATAAGCGCAATATGCCTATTTCATGGAAAAAATATTTCACCACCCTGGATGGCCAAGCGCTCAACCATCGGGCCCGAAAACTGCGGCAGTCTTGTTACAAAATTTTTGAACCTGTCTTGATATGTATCAAGCTCGCCACATACAGTGGGGCTTTGAGCTTGAAAGCTGCTGGCCGCACGGGCCTAATCGCAGCCTGTTACCAAATGTAGTTACCGCTGCACCGAAGGAGCCCTATGCGATCCAACCTGCCCGTCACCACGCAAGAGTACGAGTACCCATCCAACGAGATGCTGGTGTCCACCACCGACACCCGGGGCCACATCACCCACTGCAACAGTGCGTTCGTGCAGGTCAGCGGCTTTAGCTACGACGAACTGGTGGGCCAGCCACACAACCTGATCCGCCACCCCGACATGCCGCCCGAGGCCTACAAGGACATGTGGAGCACCATCGGCCGTGGCCGCCCCTGGACCGGCATGGTGAAAAACCGGCGCAAAGACGGCAGCTTCTACTGGGTCGAGGCCAACGTCACCCCCATCATGGAAGGCGGCAAGCCGCGCGGCTACATGTCGGTGCGCACCAAGCCCACCCGCCAGCAGGTGCAGGATGCCGACGCGCTGTACGCCCGCATGCGCAGTGAGCGCGCGGCCAACCGCCCGACCTTTCAACTGCGTGGCGGCACCGTGCGCCCGCTGGGCTGGCGCGGCGCGCTGGCCCGTCTGGCCCACGTTGGCATGACCCAACGCTACATGCTGGTGCTGGCGGCCATGGTGGGCGTGGGCGTATTGCCGATGCTGCTGGGCGTAACGGGCCAGTTGGGCGTGCTGCTGCAAGTGGGGCTGCAACTGGTCTGTGCGGCGGTGATGGTGCTGTGGTTCAAGACCCATGTGACAGACGTGGTGCTGGAGGCCGAACGCTTTGCCAGCGACCTGTCGGGCTGCAACCTGAACACCGCTATTTCGCTGAACTACCCGGCCCCGCTGGGCTCGCTGGTGCGCTGCCTGTGGCAGATCCAGATCAATATGCGGGCAGTGATCGGCGATGTGAACACCGAAATCCATGGCTTCACCCAGGTCGCCGCCGAAATCGCCTCGGGCAGCCTGGACCTGTCGGAGCGCACCGAATCCCAGGCCAGCAGCCTGCAGCAAACCGCCGCCAGCATGGAGCAACTGTCCGGCACGGTCCAGCAAACCGCCGAAACCGCCTTGCAGGTGGCGCAGCAAAGCGACAAAAGCACCCACGTGGCGACCCGGGGCGGCGAGGCGGTGCACCAGGTGGGCCTGGCGATGCAAAACATCGACAAGTCGTCTAAAAAGGTGCAAGAGATCATCGGCGTGATCGAGGGCATTGCCTTCCAAACCAACATCCTGGCGCTCAACGCCGCCGTGGAAGCGGCCCGCGCGGGCGAACAGGGGCGCGGTTTTGCGGTGGTGGCTTCCGAGGTGCGGTCCCTGGCGCAGCGTAGCGCCGGGGCGGCCCGCGAGATCCGCACGCTGATTGCCGAATCGGCCGAGCAGATCGCGGCGGGCAGCCACCAAATGGCGGACGCGGGGCGCACCATCGACGAGGTGGTAACTTCGGTCAAAGAGGTAGGCGCACTGATCCGCCAGATCACCCAGGCCACCGTGGAGCAATCAGACGGCATTGCCCAGGTGAACGAAGCGGTGAACCAACTGGATGCCGTAACCCAGCAAAACGCGGCGCTGGTCGAAGAATCCGCAGCCTCCGCCGAGGGGCTGAGCGGCAGCAGTCTGGCGCTGGCGCGGTCCGTGCAAGTGTTCGTCCTGGCGTGATCCGTCCGGGTATGTTGCCAGACGACACGGGCCTGTCGGCCTTGCCAGAGCGGCCCTGCAAACCGCTGCTGCGCGCAACCAACCTGGCCGAGGCGCTGCAAACCATGGCGACCTGCCAGTTCGAGCCCGCGCTGAACTCGCTGGGCAGCCAGATCGCCATCATCGACCAGCAAGGAACCATCACCTACGTCAACCAGGACTGGATCGAATTCGGCGTCCACAACGGCACCGCTGCCGACTACCCGTGGGTCGGCAGCGACTATCTGGAAGCCTCCAAAGGCTTCAGCGCCGTCGAGTCGGAGCAAGAGGCCTCTTTGGTGGATGGCATCCGCAAGGTGCTGAGCGGCTTGGCGCCCACGTTTGACTGCGAATACTCTTGCCACAGCCCCGACGAGAGGCGCTGGTTTGTCATGCGGGTCGTGCCTTTGCACACCCACCCCGGGCTGTACGTGGTGTCCCACCACAACATCACACGGCGCAAGGAGCAACTGCTGGCAGGCCAGGCGGCCCTGGAAGAATCGGCCCTGCACAGCCAGGCGGTTCTGGACAATATGGTCGATGGCGTCGTCACCATCGATATGCGCGGACGCATCCAGTCCTTCAACCAGGCCGCCAGCCGGATGTTCCAATACACACCGGCCGAAGTGCTGGAGCGCAATGTCTCCATGCTGATGCCGGAGCCACACCGCGGCCACCACGACGGCTACCTGCTGCACTTCCAGCACACCGGCGAAGCCCGCGTTATCGGCAAGCCGCGCGAGGTCGAAGGTGTGCGCAAGAATGGTGAAGTGTTTCCGATGAGCCTGTCGGTCTCGCAGATCATGCGCTCCGGGCAGCCCACTTTCATCGGCATCGTACGTGACATCACCCAGCGCCGACTGCACGACGAAGAAATCCGCCGACTGGCCTTCTATGACCCGCTGACCAGGCTACCCAACCGCCGCCTGCTGATGGACCGTTTGCACCAGGCCATGGCCAGTTCTTGCCGCAGCCTGCACCATGGTGCGGTGATGTTCCTGGACCTGGACCATTTCAAACAGCTCAACGACGGCTGGGGCCATGATGTGGGTGACGAGCTGCTGCAACAGGTCGCCGCCCGCCTGAACGCCTGCGTGCGCGAGGCCGACACCGTGGCCCGCCTCGGCGGCGACGAATTTGTGGTGTTGCTGGAAGCCTTGAGTCCGCTGTCCTCCGAAGCGGCCACCCAGGCCGAGGCTATTGCCAACAAGATCCTCTACACGCTGGGGCAGAGCTACAAACTGCGCGGCCAGATGTACGACAGCACCCCCAGTATCGGCATCGTGCTGTTCGCCCAGGACCGGGACAGCATGGAGGATTTGCTGAAAAAGGCCGATGTCGCCATGTACCAGGCCAAATCGGCGGGCCGCAACACGGCCCGCTTCTACGACCCGGCGATGCAGGCCGTGGCCATGGCGCGTACCGAGCTGGAACGCGACCTGCGCCATGGTTTGAGTACCCAGCAGTTTGTGCTGCACTACCAGATCCAGGTGGACAGCAAGGGTGTACCCACCGGCGCCGAAGCCCTGGTGCGCTGGCAGCACCCGCTGCGCGGGCGCGTCTCTCCGGGCGACTTCATCCCGCTGGCCGAAGAAACCGGCCTGATCCTGCCCCTGGGCCAATGGGTGCTGGAAACCGCCTGCACCCAACTGCAGGCCTGGGCCCAAAACCCCACCACCGACCACTGGAGCATGGCCGTCAACGTCAGCGCCTGGCAGTTCGCCCAGGTCGACTTTGTGGCCCACGTGACGGCAGCGCTGGCCAAAACCGGTGCCCGACCGCACCTGCTCAAGCTGGAGCTCACCGAGAGCATGCTGGTCAACGACGTGGACGACGTGATCGCCAAGATGAACGCCATCAAGGCCTATGGCGTGAACTTTTCGCTGGACGACTTCGGCACCGGCTACTCGTCGCTGTCGCACCTCAAAAGCCTGCCGCTGGACCAGCTGAAAATTGACCAGTCTTTTGTGCGCGACGTGCTGACCGACCCCAGCGATGCCGTCATCGCCCGCACCATCGTGGCTCTGGGCCATAGCCTGGGCCTGAAAGTCATCGCCGAAGGCGTGGAAACCGCCGAGCAACGCCACTTTCTGGCCGGTATTGGCTGCGACGCGTTCCAGGGCTACTACTTTGGACGGCCCGAGCCCGCAGACATGCTGGCGCAGCGGACCTGATCAACCTAGATCCGGCAGTTGAACCCGCCCGAGGGTGCTGTGATCGGCATGCCAGATTAGGCGCGACAACAACGCGGGCTACTGCCCGCTAGGCGGAGCAACGACATATGGCGTGGCGAGCGCAGTGCCCTCGGGTGGGTAGCGTTCTCACCCAAGAGGTGATGGCCATAAATCGCCACAAACCTAAGCCCAGAGTGGCCTACCAGACCAGCACAAGCGGTCAACTGCCGGATCTAGGTTCAGGCTGCCGCCGTACTGGCCCGCTCGATCAGTTGGTAGGGCAGCTTGCGGCTGCTGGGCTCGGGGCCATCGGCCAGAGATTGCAAAATCGCCTTGGCCGCCACCCGGCCAATGTCGGCCGTGGGCGGTCGCACCGTGGACAGGGGCGGCTCCAGCTGGCGTCCAATGGGAAAGTCGCCAAAACCCAGCAGCGCCAGTTGCCCAGGCACGGCGATCCCCTGGCGGACAGCCTGCATCAGGGCCCCGCAGGCCAGATGGTCGGTGGCAAAGGCCACCGCCGTCACCCGCGCGCCCTTGGCCGCCAGTATCTTGGGCAGCACTGCCCGGCCCGCGTCAAACGCATCGCCCATGGCCGCGCGCAGCACCGTGGCACGGGCACCCTGGGCCTGCACCGCGGCCACAAAGCCTTCGCCGCGCTCGTGGGCCCGAAAGTCTTCGGCCACACCGCTGTCCACATAGGCCAGCGAGGTATGGCCCAAGGCCAGCAGGTGCCGGGCCATGGCCTCGCCCACCGCAAAGTGGTCAAAGCCAATCTGCGCAAAACCGTCTGCATCGGCCCGCGTGGTGGGGTGGTCCCAGATTTCCACCACCGGGATACCGGCGGACTGGGCATCGCGCAGCAAACGCAAGGCTCCGAGCGTGTGGTGGCGGCCCGTAACCACAATGGCCGCCGGGGCCCAGCCGGTGAGCACCCGCAACTGCTCTTCTTCCCGCTCCTGGGAATAGCCGGTGGACAGCAGCAACAGCTCGTAGGCACTTTCACGCAGACCCTCGGTCAAGCCCTGGATGGTCTCGGCAAAGATGGAATGGCCCACGTTGGGGATCAGCGCCGCCACCAGCCGTGACGCGCCGCTGGCCAGTTGCCCGGCCTGCTGGTTGGGCACGTAACCGGTCTGCTCTATCGCCTCGCGGATCCGCAGGGCGGTGGCTTCGGCCACCAGGGTGGGCTGGCGGATGTAACGCGAAACGGTAATACGGGTCACGCCCGCGGCATCTGCCACATCGTGCAGCGTAGGCCGCCCATGGCCGCGCCGCTGGCGCTTGATCGGGTCCGGGTTCATTTTTGATGTGCGCTAGGGTTTTTGCTAATGCACGAAGTTTCCACTGCCGTTAATGTTACCGGTAACAGTCAAACCGATCATCCCATTTCCGAAAGCCCTTATCCATGACCCAATCCCTCGCAGATTTGCGCAGCCGCCGGTGGTTCGCCGCGGGCGACATGCGTGGCTTTGCGCACCGCCAGCGCATCCAGCAAATGGGCCTGCGCCGCGAAGATGTGCTGGAGCGCCCCATCATCGGCATCATCAATACCTGGAGCGACCTGTCGCCCTGCCACGCGCACCTGCGTGAACGCGCCGAGAGCGTCAAGCGCGGCGTGCTGATGGCCGGCGGCATGCCATTCGAGCTGCCCGCCATGAGCCTGGGCGAGGTGATGGTCAAGCCCACCACCATGCTGTACCGCAACTTTCTGGCCATGGAAGTGGAAGAGTTGCTGCGCTCGCTGCCGCTGGACGGTGTGGTGCTGCTGGCCGGGTGCGACAAAACCACCCCCGGCACGG
This sequence is a window from Rhodoferax sp. WC2427. Protein-coding genes within it:
- a CDS encoding methyl-accepting chemotaxis protein yields the protein MRSNLPVTTQEYEYPSNEMLVSTTDTRGHITHCNSAFVQVSGFSYDELVGQPHNLIRHPDMPPEAYKDMWSTIGRGRPWTGMVKNRRKDGSFYWVEANVTPIMEGGKPRGYMSVRTKPTRQQVQDADALYARMRSERAANRPTFQLRGGTVRPLGWRGALARLAHVGMTQRYMLVLAAMVGVGVLPMLLGVTGQLGVLLQVGLQLVCAAVMVLWFKTHVTDVVLEAERFASDLSGCNLNTAISLNYPAPLGSLVRCLWQIQINMRAVIGDVNTEIHGFTQVAAEIASGSLDLSERTESQASSLQQTAASMEQLSGTVQQTAETALQVAQQSDKSTHVATRGGEAVHQVGLAMQNIDKSSKKVQEIIGVIEGIAFQTNILALNAAVEAARAGEQGRGFAVVASEVRSLAQRSAGAAREIRTLIAESAEQIAAGSHQMADAGRTIDEVVTSVKEVGALIRQITQATVEQSDGIAQVNEAVNQLDAVTQQNAALVEESAASAEGLSGSSLALARSVQVFVLA
- a CDS encoding EAL domain-containing protein, encoding MLPDDTGLSALPERPCKPLLRATNLAEALQTMATCQFEPALNSLGSQIAIIDQQGTITYVNQDWIEFGVHNGTAADYPWVGSDYLEASKGFSAVESEQEASLVDGIRKVLSGLAPTFDCEYSCHSPDERRWFVMRVVPLHTHPGLYVVSHHNITRRKEQLLAGQAALEESALHSQAVLDNMVDGVVTIDMRGRIQSFNQAASRMFQYTPAEVLERNVSMLMPEPHRGHHDGYLLHFQHTGEARVIGKPREVEGVRKNGEVFPMSLSVSQIMRSGQPTFIGIVRDITQRRLHDEEIRRLAFYDPLTRLPNRRLLMDRLHQAMASSCRSLHHGAVMFLDLDHFKQLNDGWGHDVGDELLQQVAARLNACVREADTVARLGGDEFVVLLEALSPLSSEAATQAEAIANKILYTLGQSYKLRGQMYDSTPSIGIVLFAQDRDSMEDLLKKADVAMYQAKSAGRNTARFYDPAMQAVAMARTELERDLRHGLSTQQFVLHYQIQVDSKGVPTGAEALVRWQHPLRGRVSPGDFIPLAEETGLILPLGQWVLETACTQLQAWAQNPTTDHWSMAVNVSAWQFAQVDFVAHVTAALAKTGARPHLLKLELTESMLVNDVDDVIAKMNAIKAYGVNFSLDDFGTGYSSLSHLKSLPLDQLKIDQSFVRDVLTDPSDAVIARTIVALGHSLGLKVIAEGVETAEQRHFLAGIGCDAFQGYYFGRPEPADMLAQRT
- a CDS encoding LacI family DNA-binding transcriptional regulator, which produces MNPDPIKRQRRGHGRPTLHDVADAAGVTRITVSRYIRQPTLVAEATALRIREAIEQTGYVPNQQAGQLASGASRLVAALIPNVGHSIFAETIQGLTEGLRESAYELLLLSTGYSQEREEEQLRVLTGWAPAAIVVTGRHHTLGALRLLRDAQSAGIPVVEIWDHPTTRADADGFAQIGFDHFAVGEAMARHLLALGHTSLAYVDSGVAEDFRAHERGEGFVAAVQAQGARATVLRAAMGDAFDAGRAVLPKILAAKGARVTAVAFATDHLACGALMQAVRQGIAVPGQLALLGFGDFPIGRQLEPPLSTVRPPTADIGRVAAKAILQSLADGPEPSSRKLPYQLIERASTAAA